A single region of the Vicia villosa cultivar HV-30 ecotype Madison, WI linkage group LG4, Vvil1.0, whole genome shotgun sequence genome encodes:
- the LOC131597115 gene encoding uncharacterized protein LOC131597115 yields MELVDPPTIGGKFTWSNSGGSAMSRLDKFLLSDNFIVDWKVEGQTIVERDVSDHAPIWIKDNKRNWGPKPFRFNNMWFDHEKFFMFVEGEWRKIRVKGNVPEDMVVGRARAAIDFWENLNKKEERRRRNSLCALEARGGRLEDVTDIKEFIHNHFNLFFNDIVEERPVLSGVNLKPLSVSDSHSIERPFSEMEVKEAIWSCDGNKSAGLDGYSLEFYKRFWVVIREDVLRLCNDFHDKGTLVKSITSSFLALIPKNNNPQNLGEYRPICLVGSIYKIISKILAARLKEVIDTLVSNNQTAFVPGRNKMDGVLLVNELLDWMKKKKRGSILLKVDFEKAYDSVSWQYLKEMMMRMGFGERWMKWMDSCIFKSHISVLVNGSATKEFKVNKGLRQGDPLSPFLFVLAMEGLTTLVRKSIEVGDFKPFKYGEEDYADILQFADDTIILGKSSCDNLWSLKVLLRGFELVSGLKINFAKSNIIGVNVGDSFLNAAKAFLSCNKGSIPFKFLGIMVGESHRKKKVWAEVINKIKGRLSSWKGKNLSMGGRVTLVNSVLNAIPTFTLSFFKAPTKVIKEIRRLQSDFLWGGSTDKKCIHWVKWKYVCRPKEKGGLGVRDVEEVNKALLLKWKWRILKEDNAIWSKFFSLRYPCPKLKLQVPNGDMNRSDDSIWWRDITKNNLIDDFIDGGFSGCFSCCCKDGKNILFWHSLWLGDQSLRELYPDLFDMSTIKNCAIADVLVWNNGNHFWELEALFRGGAATVFMGGAGSVFLTGAATSSSEAAVRGFPCWSRFCADIYSFTPNDMEADSFRWRINPEKEFSVSSILDIVNDSKSFVWPNQLSSLLKVMWELKIPPKMHIFAWRFFIEKIPSKDELLNRGVTCILNSDCVFCGNHPEVFSHLFFNCHVVKEIWTQMYGWLGIEEVLNGVDFLDFGAIQDKVKNANHRLKINIVWIAIIWCIWLMRNAIIFKGEAFSFDVVCSNTVFLSWRWLSVGYAKFSAISYEWFKLPLSCSNAI; encoded by the exons ATGGAGTTGGTGGATCCTCCCACTATAGGTGGGAAATTTACTTGGAGTAATAGTGGAGGTAGTGCTATGAGTAGGTTGGATAAATTTCTTCTATCGGACAATTTCATCGTTGATTGGAAGGTCGAAGGCCAAACAATAGTAGAAAGGGATGTGTCCGATCATGCTCCAATTTGGATCAAAGATAACAAGAgaaattggggtcctaaaccttttaggtttaataataTGTGGTTTGATCATGAGAAGTTTTTTATGTTTGTGGAAGGGGAATGGAGGAAGATTAGGGTGAAAG gtaatgttCCGGAAGATATGGTGGTTGGTAGAGCTAGAGCGGCGATTGATTTTTGGGAAAATCTTAATAAAAAAGAAG AGAGAAGAAGGAGAAACTCTTTGTGCGCTCTTGAAGCTAGAGGAGGGAGATTGGAAGATGTTACCGATATTAAAGAATTCATTCACAATCATTTTAACTTATTTTTCAATGATATTGTGGAGGAGAGACCGGTGCTTAGCGGAGTGAATTTGAAGCCACTTAGTGTTTCGGATAGTCATTCTATTGAAAGACCGTTCTCGGAGATGGAAGTTAAGGAAGCCATTTGGTCGTGTGATGGTAACAAAAGTGCGGGTCTGGATGGTTACTCTTTAGAATTCTATAAAAGGTTTTGGGTGGTTATTCGGGAGGATGTTTTACGGCTTTGCAATGACTTCCATGATAAAGGTACTCTTGTGAAATCTATTACTTCTTCTTTTCTAGCGTTGATTCCCAAAAACAACAATCCGCAAAATTTAGGTGAATACCGTCCTATTTGCTTGGTGGGtagtatttacaaaattatttcaaaaattttgGCGGCTAGATTGAAAGAGGTGATCGATACTTTGGTGTCCAATAACCAAACcgcttttgttccgggtagaAACAAGATGGATGGGGTTCTTTTGGTGAATGAATTACTAGAttggatgaagaaaaagaaaagaggtagCATTTTACTCAAGGTGGATTTCGAGAAAGCGTACGATTCCGTTTCTTGGCAATATCTTAAAGAGATGATGATGAGAATGGGTTTTGGGGAGAggtggatgaagtggatggattCTTGTATTTTTAAGAGCCATATATCCGTTTTGGTGAACGGAAGTGCTACGAAGGAATTCAAGGTGAACAAAGgattgagacaaggagatcctttATCTCCTTTTCTCTTCGTTCTTGCCATGGAAGGTTTAACCACGCTTGTTAGAAAATCTATAGAGGTGGGGGATTTCAAACCTTTCAAATATGGGGAAGAGGACTATGCGGATAttttacaatttgcggatgacactataATTCTTGGAAAATCGTCTTGTGACAATCTTTGGAGCTTAAAAGTTTTGTTGAGAGGTTTTGAGCTTGTTTCcggtttgaaaataaattttgctAAAAGTAATATTATTGGTGTAAATGTTGGTGATTCGTTCCTCAATGCGGCAAAGGCGTTTCTCTCTTGTAATAAAGGAAGCATCCCCTTCAAATTTTTAGGAATTATGGTGGGGGAGAGTCATAGGAAAAAAAAGGTGTGGGCGGAGGTGATAAACAAAATAAAGGGGCGGCTTTCTAGTTGGAAGGGAAAGAATTTATCTATGGGAGGTAGAGTTACTCTTGTTAATTCGGTTTTAAATGCTATTCCAACTTTCACATTATCTTTTTTTAAAGCTCCGACAAAGGTGATTAAAGAGATAAGAAGGCTTCAAAGTGATTTCTTATGGGGTGGGAGCACCGATAAAAAGTGtattcattgggtgaagtggaaGTATGTGTGTAGACCGAAAGAGAAGGGAGGGCTTGGAGTGAGAGATGTGGAGGAAGTCAACAAAGCTCTTCTCTTGAAATGGAAATGGAGAATCTTGAAAGAAGATAATGCTATTTGGAGTAAATTTTTTTCTTTGAGATATCCTTGTCCCAAGCTCAAGTTACAAGTTCCTAATGGAGATATGAATAGAAGTGATGattcaatttggtggagagatatcACCAAAAATAACTTGATTGATGACTTTATTGATGGTGGTTTTTCCGGGTGTTTTTCGTGTTGTTGTAAAGATggtaaaaatattcttttttggcatagtttGTGGTTGGGGGATCAATCTCTTCGCGAGCTTTATCCGGATTTGTTTGATATGTCAACCATAAAAAATTGTGCGATTGCGGACGTGTTGGTTTGGAATAATGGCAACCATTTTTGGGAGTTGGAGGCTTTATTCAGAGGCGGAGCTGCCACTGTTTTTATGGGCGGGGCTGGTTCGGTTTTTTTGACCGGGGCTGCCACCTCTTCTTCGGAAGCGGCTGTTCGGGGGTTTCCGTGTTGGTCCCGTTTTTGTGCCGACATATATTCTTTCACACCAAACGATATGGAGGCGGATAGTTTTCGGTGGCGCATCAATCCGGAAAAGGAGTTTTCGGTAAGTAGCATTTTGGATATAGTTAatgattccaaatcttttgtttggCCAAACCAATTATCTTCTTTGTTGAAAGTGATGTGGGAGCTAAAAATTCCTcctaaaatgcatatttttgctTGGAGATTCTTCATTGAAAAAATCCCTTCCAAAGATGAATTGTTGAATAGAGGAGTAACTTGCATTTTAAATTCGGATTGTGTGTTTTGTGGTAATCATCCGGAGGTGTTTTCTCATCTCTTTTTTAATTGTCACGTGGTGAAAGAGATTTGGACACAAATGTATGGTTGGTTGGGAATTGAGGAGGTCTTAAATGGAGTGGATTTTTTGGATTTTGGAGCCATTCAAGACAAAGTGAAAAATGCTAATCATAGGTTGAAGATAAACATTGTTTGGATTGCTATTATTTGGTGCATTTGGCTCATGAGGAATGCTATAATTTTCAAGGGGGAAGCTTTTAGTTTTGATGTGGTTTGTTCCAACACCGTTTTTCTATCATGGAGATGGTTGTCTGTTGGATACGCTAAGTTTAGTGCCATTTCTTATGAATGGTTCAAACTTCCTTTATCTTGTTCTAACGCAATTTAG
- the LOC131594749 gene encoding probable flavin-containing monooxygenase 1 — MHSMDYSSLDNEIAAELIKNKSITVVGSGKSALDIAAECANANGVTHPCTIIHRNAHWFLQDFNIWSISIGYFYFNRFAELLVHKPGENSILFLLATLLSPLRWGISKLVQTYLRWKFPLKKYGLVPNHSFLEDISSCQTGILPDFFFDKVKEGSIVIKKAQIFNFSNEGLIIDGDAKPIKTDLVIFATGYKGDQKLRNIFISPIFQNYICRSGRSSVPLYREIIHPRIPQLAIIGYAESISNIVSDEMRCQWLAHFLDGNIELPSIKEMEKDVKLWEENIKQYAGKLNWRSCIVSCGIWYNDQLCKDMKCNPKRKKNHFAEVFEPYGPTDYVGLVRK; from the exons ATGCATTCTATGGACTACTCTTCCTTGGACAATGAGATTGCTGCTGAATTAATAAAAAACAAGAGTATTACAGTCGTAGGCTCCGGAAAGTCAGCTCTTGATATAGCCGCCGAATGCGCAAATGCAAATG GAGTCACCCATCCTTGTACGATTATTCATAGAAACGCGCATTGGTTTCTACAAGATTTCAACATTTGGAGCATTAGTATTGGATATTTCTATTTCAACCGTTTTGCAGAACTTTTAGTTCACAAGCCTGGAGAAAACTCCATTCTTTTCCTCCTTGCAACTTTACTTTCACCATTG AGATGGGGAATTTCAAAACTTGTTCAAACATATCTAAGGTGGAAGTTTCCACTGAAAAAGTATGGATTAGTACCGAATCACAGCTTTCTTGAAGATATCTCCTCATGTCAAACTGGAATACTTCCTGATTTCTTTTTTGACAAAGTGAAAGAAGGATCCATTGTGATAAAGAAAGCACAAATCTTTAACTTCTCCAATGAAGGTTTGATTATTGATGGAGATGCTAAGCCTATAAAAACAGATTTAGTTATTTTTGCCACAGGATATAAAGGTGACCAAAAACTTAGAAACATATTCATATCTCCAATATTCCAAAATTACATTTGCAGGTCAGGAAGATCATCAGTTCCCCTTTACAG GGAAATAATTCATCCTCGAATTCCACAATTGGCAATAATAGGATACGCTGAGAGCATATCAAATATTGTTTCTGACGAAATGAGATGTCAGTGGTTAGCACATTTTTTAGATGGAAATATTGAATTGCCAAGCATTAAAGAGATGGAAAAGGATGTCAAGTTATGGGAAGAAAACATTAAGCAATATGCTGGAAAACTTAATTGGAGATCATGCATTGTTAGTTGTGGGATATGGTATAATGACCAATTGTGCAAAGATATGAAATGTAACCCCAAAAGGAAGAAGAATCATTTTGCAGAGGTATTTGAACCATATGGACCTACAGATTATGTTGGTCTTgttagaaaatga
- the LOC131597116 gene encoding receptor-like protein EIX2 has translation MGNIKEYIYITGPLLQNIALRLPNLSHLLLGNNLINDSIPNSLCKINSLYILDFSGNNLVGSIPNCWSKSKRLNEINLSSNKLSGIVPSSFGNLSILAWLHLNNNSLEGEFPSCLRNLKQLLILDIGDNQMSGAIPSWIGDIFSLMQILRLRKNKFQGNIPSQLCKLPALQILDLSNNKLIGLIPHCIGKLTAMIQGYKPSVSLAPGEPRYLEWYDQDVSQIIKGREDHYTRNLKLVANMDLSNNNLSGPIPKGITLLTALRGLNLSHNHLSGEIPTTIGDMKSLESLDLSHDQLSSSIPHTMSSLTFLSALNLSYNNLSGPIPQGNQFLTLNDPSIYGGNQFLCGAPLSNHCDVDEDDRDESGDEDGKEDNVVEKWLFYFVIALGFGSGFWVVIGVLLLKKSWRHAYFRCIDDALLRINGTFRRELAKLKKTCMGNPVD, from the exons ATGGGTAATATAAAAGAG TACATTTATATTACTGGACCACTTCTCCAAAATATTGCTCTTAGATTGCCTAATCTTAGTCACTTGCTTCTTGGAAACAATCTCATCAATGACTCCATACCGAACTCATTGTGCAAAATAAACTCTTTGTACATTCTTGACTTTTCAGGAAACAATTTAGTTGGCAGCATTCCAAATTGTTGGAGTAAAAGTAAAAGATTGAATGAGATAAACCTATCATCTAACAAATTATCAGGTATTGTTCCAAGCTCGTTCGGCAATCTTTCCATTTTGGCCTGGTTACATTTGAACAACAATAGTCTTGAAGGAGAGTTTCCATCATGCTTGAGGAATTTAAAACAGCTGTTAATCTTAGATATTGGAGATAATCAAATGTCGGGGGCAATACCTTCATGGATTGGAGACATATTCTCCTTAATGCAGATTCTCAGGTTGAGAAAAAACAAGTTTCAAGGAAACATTCCATCACAACTTTGTAAACTTCCAGCTTTGCAAATATTGGACCTTTCCAACAACAAGTTGATAGGTTTGATACCTCACTGTATTGGAAAATTAACAGCAATGATTCAAGGATACAAACCGTCAGTTTCCTTAGCTCCCGGAGAACCGAGGTATTTGGAATGGTATGACCAAGATGTGAGCCAGATCATTAAAGGAAGAGAAGATCATTATACAAGAAATCTGAAACTTGTGGCCAACATGGATTTATCAAACAACAATTTGAGTGGACCTATTCCTAAAGGAATAACTCTTCTTACGGCATTGCGAGGCCTAAACTTGTCGCACAATCATTTGTccggtgaaattccaacaaccaTCGGAGACATGAAGTCACTTGAATCTTTGGACCTCTCTCATGATCAACTTTCAAGCTCAATTCCTCACACAATGTCTAGTTTAACTTTTCTAAGTGCGCTAAACTTGTCCTACAACAACCTTTCAGGACCAATTCCACAAGGAAACCAATTTTTAACACTAAATGATCCGTCTATTTATGGTGGCAACCAATTTCTTTGTGGTGCACCATTGTCTAATCATTGtgatgttgatgaagatgatagaGATGAAAGTGGAGATGAAGATGGAAAAGAAGACAACGTTGTTGAGAAATGGTTGTTTTACTTTGTGATTGCACTAGGATTTGGTAGTGGCTTTTGGGTTGTGATTGGtgtgttgttgttgaagaagagTTGGAGACATGCTTACTTTAGATGTATTGATGATGCATTGCTTAGGATAAATGGAACATTTAGAAGAGAGTTAGCAAAGTTAAAGAAAACATGTATGGGAAATCCTGTTGATTAG